In the genome of Deinococcus sp. QL22, one region contains:
- the gcl gene encoding glyoxylate carboligase: protein MPKMTAIEAAVHVLRREGVDTAFGVPGAAINPLYAALRKLGGINHILARHVEGASHMADGYTRAKAGNIGVCIGTSGPAGTDMITGLYAAIADSVPILCITGQAPRARLYKEDFQAVDIESIAKPVTKWAVTVREPALVPRVFQQAFHVMRSGRPGPVHIDLPFDVQMAEIEFDPETYAPLPIYKPAATRAQAEKAMELLNASERPLIVSGGGVINADASDLLQTFAELTGVPVIPTLMGWGSLPDDHPLMAGMVGLQTSHRYGNATMLASDFVLGIGNRWANRHTGGLDVYTEGRTFVHVDIEPTQIGRVFGPDYGIVSDARAALELFVQVAREWRASGKLKDRGEWAQSCQERKQTLLRKTHYDNVPIKPQRVYEEMNKAFGRDSVYVTTIGLSQIAGGQFLHVYQPRHWINAGQAGPLGWTVPAALGVVVARPEAEVVALSGDYDFQFMIEELAVGAQFNLPYLQVVVNNSYLGLIRQAQRGFEMDYQVQLAFDNVNSPELQGYGVDHLKVAEGLGCKALRVTEPDELLPAFEKARDLMREFRVPVVVEVILERVTNISMGTEINAVTEFEELADDARQDAPTAIAMLD from the coding sequence ATGCCGAAAATGACTGCGATTGAAGCAGCTGTACATGTATTGCGCCGAGAAGGGGTGGACACGGCCTTTGGAGTCCCAGGTGCCGCCATCAATCCCCTGTATGCCGCGCTGCGCAAACTTGGTGGGATCAACCACATCCTCGCCCGTCACGTTGAAGGTGCCTCGCACATGGCCGACGGGTACACCCGCGCGAAAGCGGGGAACATCGGCGTATGCATCGGCACCAGTGGGCCCGCCGGAACGGACATGATCACGGGCCTCTACGCAGCGATTGCCGACAGCGTGCCGATTCTGTGCATCACTGGGCAGGCTCCCCGCGCCCGGCTGTACAAGGAAGATTTTCAGGCGGTGGACATTGAAAGCATCGCCAAGCCGGTGACCAAGTGGGCGGTCACGGTGCGGGAGCCTGCCCTGGTACCGCGCGTGTTCCAGCAGGCGTTTCACGTGATGCGCTCGGGGCGGCCCGGCCCGGTTCATATCGATCTGCCCTTTGACGTGCAGATGGCTGAGATCGAATTTGATCCGGAAACGTACGCGCCCCTGCCCATCTACAAGCCGGCAGCCACGCGCGCCCAGGCTGAAAAGGCGATGGAGCTACTGAATGCCTCTGAACGGCCTTTGATCGTATCGGGCGGCGGCGTGATCAACGCGGACGCCTCGGATCTCCTTCAGACCTTTGCCGAGCTGACTGGCGTGCCAGTGATCCCCACCCTGATGGGCTGGGGCAGCCTCCCTGACGACCACCCCCTGATGGCGGGCATGGTCGGCCTTCAGACTTCCCACCGCTACGGCAACGCGACGATGCTCGCCTCCGACTTCGTGCTCGGCATCGGCAACCGCTGGGCCAACCGGCACACCGGGGGGCTCGACGTCTATACCGAGGGCCGCACGTTTGTCCATGTGGATATCGAGCCGACCCAAATCGGGCGCGTGTTTGGTCCCGATTACGGCATCGTCTCCGACGCGCGGGCCGCGCTGGAACTGTTCGTGCAAGTCGCCCGCGAGTGGCGCGCGAGCGGCAAACTAAAAGACCGCGGCGAGTGGGCGCAGTCTTGTCAAGAGCGCAAGCAAACCCTCCTGCGCAAGACGCATTACGACAACGTACCGATCAAGCCGCAACGGGTCTACGAGGAGATGAACAAGGCGTTTGGCCGCGACAGCGTCTACGTCACGACCATCGGCCTCTCGCAGATCGCGGGTGGGCAGTTCCTGCACGTTTATCAGCCTCGGCACTGGATCAATGCCGGGCAGGCAGGACCCCTGGGCTGGACAGTTCCGGCGGCCCTGGGGGTGGTCGTCGCCCGCCCAGAGGCCGAGGTCGTGGCCTTGTCCGGCGACTATGACTTCCAGTTTATGATCGAGGAACTCGCGGTGGGCGCGCAGTTCAACTTGCCCTACCTGCAGGTGGTGGTGAACAACTCGTACTTGGGCCTGATCCGCCAAGCGCAGCGCGGTTTTGAGATGGATTACCAGGTTCAGCTCGCCTTCGACAACGTCAACTCGCCCGAATTGCAGGGCTACGGCGTCGATCATCTCAAGGTAGCCGAGGGCCTGGGCTGCAAGGCGCTGCGCGTGACCGAGCCGGATGAGCTGCTTCCCGCATTTGAAAAGGCCCGCGACCTGATGCGTGAGTTCCGGGTGCCGGTGGTGGTCGAAGTCATTCTCGAGCGCGTGACGAACATCAGCATGGGCACCGAAATCAACGCCGTCACCGAGTTTGAAGAGCTGGCCGACGATGCCCGGCAAGACGCGCCCACCGCCATCGCGATGCTCGACTGA
- a CDS encoding MFS transporter, with product MSEQTEPNTSPPVRRGTTTFILLLGIVLVALNLRPSLAGFGPLLSQVQAELQVSAATVSLLTSIPLLCWGLLAPLAPLLTRRRSSETVVFLSTALIAVGALLRVGPSLRWIFLGTILVGAGIALNNVLLPSLVRREFPQQVGLMTGIYTLAVVGGATLASGLAVPLRSALGGTWRASLGVWAGLACLGALAWLPVLLRRQAHRAPDRREEPSVWRNPFAWPVTLFMGFQALVFFTWLTWLPRVLQDQGLTPAAAGLLLALGNLVQLPFTLVVPVLAARLAHPRPLVVGSSLLIAAGLLGLLLAPGLPPLPWILLLGAGCGSTFPLALMFIALRAAHPAQVPKLSALAQGAGYLLASTGPFIFGALHDRTAGWSLPLWFLLACTGMVFLTGMWITPAEHSRKA from the coding sequence GTGTCTGAACAAACTGAGCCGAACACGTCTCCTCCAGTTCGTCGGGGCACGACAACGTTTATTCTCCTGCTGGGAATAGTGTTGGTGGCCCTGAACCTGCGTCCGAGCCTGGCGGGGTTTGGGCCACTCCTCAGCCAGGTTCAAGCAGAACTGCAGGTGAGCGCAGCCACAGTGAGCCTGCTGACCAGCATTCCCCTGCTGTGCTGGGGGTTGCTCGCGCCCCTGGCCCCACTGCTGACCCGGCGGCGCAGCAGCGAAACAGTGGTGTTTCTAAGTACCGCGCTGATTGCCGTGGGCGCCCTGCTGCGGGTCGGGCCGAGCCTGCGCTGGATCTTCCTGGGCACCATTTTGGTCGGCGCAGGCATCGCGCTGAACAACGTCTTGCTCCCCAGTCTGGTGAGGCGTGAATTTCCGCAGCAGGTGGGCCTCATGACGGGGATATACACCCTGGCCGTGGTCGGCGGAGCGACCCTCGCTTCCGGCCTGGCCGTGCCGCTCCGCTCGGCCCTGGGCGGAACGTGGCGCGCCTCACTGGGGGTCTGGGCCGGCCTGGCCTGCCTCGGCGCTCTTGCCTGGCTGCCGGTGCTGCTCAGGCGGCAGGCCCACCGGGCACCCGACAGGCGAGAGGAACCGTCGGTGTGGCGCAACCCATTCGCGTGGCCGGTGACGCTTTTTATGGGGTTTCAGGCCCTGGTGTTCTTTACCTGGCTGACCTGGTTGCCGAGGGTGCTCCAAGACCAAGGCTTGACGCCAGCGGCGGCGGGGCTGCTGTTGGCGCTGGGGAACTTGGTGCAGCTTCCGTTCACCCTGGTGGTGCCGGTGCTGGCCGCGCGGCTGGCCCATCCGCGGCCCCTGGTTGTGGGCTCATCTCTGTTGATTGCGGCGGGTCTGTTGGGTTTGCTGCTGGCGCCCGGCTTGCCGCCCCTGCCCTGGATTTTGCTGCTGGGCGCGGGGTGTGGCAGTACATTTCCGCTGGCGCTCATGTTTATTGCCCTGCGCGCGGCGCATCCGGCGCAGGTGCCCAAGCTGTCAGCCCTCGCGCAGGGGGCGGGGTACCTGCTGGCGTCCACTGGCCCCTTCATCTTCGGCGCCTTGCATGACCGGACGGCGGGGTGGTCCCTTCCACTGTGGTTCCTGCTCGCCTGCACGGGGATGGTTTTCCTGACCGGGATGTGGATTACCCCAGCCGAGCACTCTAGGAAAGCCTGA
- a CDS encoding IclR family transcriptional regulator, whose protein sequence is MSLSTKQKPGRTRSGETSAVRTLERGLTVLLAVKDLRRAPLSVLARQVGLSASTTYRLLETLRQQGFIEWDEQSGVYSIGLRAYQVGLAFTERGNLISSAHPEMESLVTDLNETVNLAVLYGTEAVYVHQVEGRQLVRMFARLGDSAPLHASGVGKVMLAWRPEGDVRQKLGDGPYPAYTPRSITTQASLLKELGRVRDLGYSVDDEERELGVRCVAVPVRDHTQQVVASLSVSAPTSRFTEDQIGQVAERMNRAAAQVSTRLGWG, encoded by the coding sequence ATGAGCCTGAGCACCAAACAGAAACCGGGCCGAACCCGCAGCGGCGAGACCAGCGCTGTCCGCACTCTGGAACGTGGCCTGACCGTGCTGTTGGCCGTCAAAGATTTGCGGCGGGCACCCCTCAGTGTGCTCGCGCGTCAAGTCGGCCTGTCGGCCAGCACGACTTACCGCCTGCTCGAAACCCTACGGCAACAGGGGTTTATCGAGTGGGACGAACAGAGTGGGGTGTACAGCATTGGCCTGCGCGCCTATCAGGTGGGTCTGGCCTTTACAGAGCGCGGCAACCTGATCAGTTCGGCGCACCCGGAGATGGAAAGCTTGGTGACGGATCTGAACGAGACCGTGAACCTGGCCGTGCTCTACGGCACAGAGGCGGTGTACGTCCATCAGGTCGAGGGCCGCCAGCTCGTGCGGATGTTCGCGCGTTTGGGAGACAGCGCCCCGCTGCACGCCTCCGGGGTCGGTAAGGTGATGCTGGCGTGGCGGCCCGAGGGGGACGTACGGCAGAAACTGGGAGACGGCCCTTATCCCGCCTATACGCCGCGCTCCATCACGACGCAAGCGTCGCTGCTCAAGGAACTCGGGCGGGTGCGCGACTTGGGCTACAGCGTGGATGATGAGGAGCGCGAACTGGGCGTCCGCTGCGTGGCCGTGCCGGTGCGCGATCACACCCAGCAAGTGGTGGCCTCTCTGAGTGTCTCAGCACCTACGTCACGCTTTACAGAAGACCAGATCGGACAGGTCGCTGAGCGGATGAACCGCGCCGCCGCCCAGGTCTCCACCCGGCTGGGCTGGGGCTGA
- a CDS encoding malate synthase A, whose translation MTPTNLALHRSLEDLFHGRWQALRSPLPWTPGFDPRGAAIRQAAWQVAPLPDELQTRWVEQLVEASQTAALEQALTAKPDALVVDFDDTFSPTAANLQAGYANLVQLRGRSTPLVMLRPRPLYMEEANGACASLHDLAVFVEACPERETLYVYLPKLEFPAEAEFWNDLLTQTERQFGRALYSIRVCLQIETLPAAFYADELLYALRHRAFGLNAGRWDYVFSAIKWLGQDPSFCFPERGELHMGQPSMRAYEQQLARVCARRGAQAIGGTAALAPDLHHPELALALVRADKEREASQGYVAAWAGLPGLIPTVRAVFQSPPPVSRPPPMTEQQVAAELLAFPRAQAVPLPAVREAIDISVTYFRAWLAGHGVIVRQGRVEDTATAELARTQLWQWVHHCLPLDTGEALTPERFEALLLEGADPQEPAARLLRALVHSPTCPAFFPAVARTLQEVPST comes from the coding sequence GTGACCCCAACCAACCTTGCCCTTCACCGCAGCCTCGAAGACCTGTTTCACGGGCGCTGGCAGGCCTTGCGCTCACCGCTCCCCTGGACGCCCGGCTTCGATCCGCGTGGCGCGGCCATTCGGCAGGCCGCGTGGCAGGTTGCTCCTCTCCCGGACGAGTTGCAGACCCGCTGGGTCGAACAACTGGTGGAAGCCAGCCAGACCGCCGCGCTTGAGCAAGCCCTGACGGCCAAACCCGACGCGCTGGTGGTTGACTTTGACGATACTTTTTCCCCCACTGCGGCCAATCTGCAGGCTGGGTATGCCAATCTGGTTCAGCTGCGGGGCCGCTCAACCCCCCTGGTGATGCTGCGCCCCCGCCCGCTGTATATGGAGGAGGCGAACGGAGCGTGCGCTTCCCTTCATGACCTGGCCGTGTTCGTGGAGGCCTGCCCGGAACGTGAAACCCTGTACGTGTACCTCCCCAAGCTGGAGTTTCCGGCCGAGGCCGAGTTCTGGAACGACCTGCTGACCCAGACCGAACGCCAGTTCGGGCGGGCCCTCTACAGCATCCGCGTGTGTCTCCAGATTGAGACCCTCCCCGCTGCCTTCTATGCCGACGAGCTGCTCTACGCGCTGCGGCACCGGGCGTTTGGGCTGAATGCCGGACGCTGGGACTACGTGTTCAGCGCCATCAAATGGCTGGGGCAAGACCCCTCCTTCTGCTTTCCTGAACGCGGCGAACTGCACATGGGCCAGCCCTCCATGCGTGCTTACGAGCAGCAGCTGGCCCGCGTGTGTGCCCGTCGGGGCGCTCAGGCCATCGGCGGCACAGCGGCTCTGGCTCCCGACCTCCACCACCCTGAACTGGCCCTGGCCTTGGTGCGCGCCGATAAAGAGCGTGAGGCGTCGCAAGGCTACGTGGCGGCCTGGGCCGGCTTGCCGGGACTGATTCCCACCGTCCGGGCCGTGTTCCAGTCGCCTCCCCCAGTCTCGCGGCCTCCCCCCATGACCGAGCAGCAGGTCGCCGCAGAGCTGCTCGCCTTCCCGCGCGCCCAGGCGGTGCCGCTGCCTGCTGTCCGGGAGGCCATCGACATCAGCGTGACGTATTTCCGCGCTTGGCTGGCTGGGCACGGGGTCATCGTGCGGCAGGGACGGGTGGAAGACACAGCAACGGCCGAACTTGCCCGCACGCAACTGTGGCAGTGGGTTCACCACTGTCTTCCGCTGGATACCGGCGAAGCGCTGACGCCGGAGCGCTTCGAGGCGCTGCTGCTTGAGGGCGCCGACCCTCAAGAACCCGCCGCCCGGCTACTGCGCGCGCTGGTGCATTCTCCCACCTGCCCCGCCTTCTTTCCGGCGGTCGCCCGCACGCTCCAGGAGGTGCCTTCCACATGA
- a CDS encoding glycerate kinase produces the protein MSASERTSDVRALLDSSYRAALQAVAPARLLAPFLTGPRPDFVLAFGKAALPMLRAALDTYRGVPGLAVPPRGTPDLSAPGGTDVWPGSHPIPDEHSARAAEQALARVRALPQGAQLLVLVSGGGSALLSAPWGVTLAQKQTLTGELLRAGADIGEINVIRKHLSQVKGGRLAQATRAQVRALIISDVIGDDPSVIASGPTVPDPSSFAEALSLLDRYGLSAPEARAHLTAGVRGDLAETPKAGELTHTQNTIIGSNRVLLEAAQAFLAARGVRSVILGDTFAGEACDLAGFHASLVQSVRSYGTPFQGPLVLLSGGEATVTVRGDGQGGRNQEFALWLLQALGERGVYALSAGSDGIDGNSEAAGAFLTPDSHARAQTLGLNPREFLTRNDSGRFFAALGDALITGPSGHNLNDYRALWVES, from the coding sequence ATGTCGGCCTCCGAGCGAACCAGCGATGTGCGGGCACTCCTAGACAGCAGCTACCGGGCGGCCTTGCAGGCGGTGGCCCCTGCCCGCCTGCTGGCCCCCTTTCTCACCGGGCCGCGCCCAGACTTCGTGTTGGCGTTCGGAAAGGCGGCGCTCCCGATGCTGCGGGCGGCCTTAGACACTTACCGTGGCGTGCCAGGCTTGGCCGTGCCCCCACGCGGGACGCCTGACCTGAGTGCGCCTGGAGGCACGGACGTGTGGCCCGGCAGCCATCCCATTCCGGATGAACACAGTGCCCGCGCCGCCGAGCAAGCCCTCGCCCGGGTGCGCGCTCTGCCCCAGGGGGCGCAGTTGCTCGTCCTGGTTTCGGGTGGGGGCAGCGCCCTGCTCAGCGCCCCTTGGGGCGTGACGCTCGCCCAAAAGCAAACGCTGACCGGGGAACTGCTGCGCGCCGGGGCCGATATCGGAGAGATCAATGTCATTCGCAAGCACCTCTCGCAGGTCAAGGGTGGACGGCTCGCGCAGGCAACCCGCGCCCAGGTACGGGCCCTGATCATCTCGGACGTGATCGGCGACGACCCCTCGGTGATCGCCAGCGGCCCTACCGTGCCGGATCCCAGCTCCTTTGCGGAAGCACTGAGCCTGCTCGACCGCTACGGTCTCAGTGCGCCAGAAGCCCGTGCCCACTTGACGGCGGGCGTGCGGGGCGACCTCGCCGAGACGCCGAAAGCCGGTGAGTTAACCCACACCCAGAACACCATCATCGGTTCCAACCGCGTGTTGCTGGAGGCGGCCCAGGCGTTCTTGGCAGCCCGGGGGGTGCGGTCGGTGATCTTGGGCGATACCTTCGCGGGCGAGGCGTGTGACCTGGCAGGGTTCCACGCTTCGCTCGTTCAGAGCGTCCGCAGTTACGGCACGCCCTTTCAGGGGCCGCTGGTGCTGCTCTCCGGTGGAGAGGCCACCGTCACGGTGCGGGGCGACGGGCAGGGTGGGCGCAACCAAGAATTCGCCCTGTGGCTGCTTCAAGCGCTCGGTGAGCGGGGGGTGTATGCCCTGTCCGCCGGCTCCGACGGCATTGACGGCAACAGCGAAGCGGCGGGAGCTTTTCTCACGCCCGATTCGCACGCCCGTGCCCAGACGCTCGGCCTCAACCCGCGCGAGTTCTTAACCCGCAACGACTCGGGCCGTTTCTTCGCCGCGTTGGGAGACGCGCTCATCACCGGCCCGAGCGGGCACAACCTCAACGATTACCGCGCCCTCTGGGTAGAGTCCTGA
- the hyi gene encoding hydroxypyruvate isomerase has protein sequence MTRFAANLTMLFQELPFLDRFGAARGAGFDAVEYLFPYPYAPEELREQLQRHGLTQVLFNLPAGNWEAGERGIAVLPERQEEFRDGVAQALTYVEALRGAQPPLVNCLVGKVPQGADPEETRRILTENLRYAATGLAHAGVTLLIEPINPHDIPGFFLQTPDQAASLIEDVGAENIRIQYDLYHQQRTQGQLLDTFRRLRAQIAHVQLADVPGRHQPGTGEINYPFLLAALEKDGYDGHVGLEYIPQGDTVSSLAWMQTLRVGGRT, from the coding sequence ATGACCCGATTTGCTGCCAATCTCACCATGCTCTTTCAGGAGCTCCCATTTTTGGACCGGTTCGGCGCGGCCCGTGGGGCGGGCTTTGATGCCGTGGAATACCTGTTTCCTTATCCCTACGCACCGGAAGAGCTGCGGGAGCAACTGCAGCGCCACGGCCTGACCCAGGTGCTGTTTAACCTGCCCGCCGGGAACTGGGAGGCCGGTGAGCGCGGGATCGCCGTCTTGCCGGAGCGCCAAGAAGAGTTCCGCGACGGCGTGGCTCAGGCACTGACGTACGTCGAGGCGCTGCGCGGTGCCCAGCCACCCCTGGTCAACTGTTTGGTCGGGAAAGTGCCGCAAGGCGCTGATCCTGAGGAAACCCGCCGAATCTTGACCGAGAACCTGCGCTACGCCGCGACCGGACTGGCCCATGCGGGCGTCACCCTTCTGATCGAGCCCATCAATCCACACGACATTCCAGGCTTTTTCCTGCAGACGCCCGATCAGGCGGCCAGCTTGATTGAGGACGTCGGGGCCGAGAACATCCGCATCCAATACGACCTCTACCATCAGCAGCGCACGCAGGGGCAGCTGCTGGACACCTTCCGCCGCCTCAGAGCGCAGATCGCGCATGTGCAGCTGGCAGACGTGCCCGGCCGGCACCAGCCGGGCACAGGCGAAATCAATTATCCGTTCTTGCTGGCTGCGCTGGAGAAAGACGGCTATGACGGCCACGTGGGCCTGGAGTACATCCCTCAGGGTGACACGGTGAGTTCGCTGGCATGGATGCAGACCTTGAGGGTGGGAGGGAGAACATGA
- a CDS encoding 2-hydroxy-3-oxopropionate reductase: protein MTKERVGFIGLGIMGLPMARNLLKAGYALTVNNRSPEAEQTLAAEGAAVARTAREVAQSSDIVITMLPDSPQVEEVVLGEDGVAQGLRAGGLFIDMSSISPSTARQVAAALSSKGADSLDAPVSGGQVGAQGATLSIMVGGSEQGFQRARPVFEAVGKNIVHIGGPGAGQVTKICNQIVVALTIQAVAEALTLARKSGVDGARVREALLGGFAQSRILDLHGQRILDGNFTPGFRINLHRKDLRLALEAGREQAVPLFATANAAELMNTMIAQGMGDLDHSGLAALYAQLAGLD from the coding sequence ATGACGAAGGAACGCGTTGGCTTTATCGGCTTGGGGATCATGGGCCTGCCGATGGCGCGTAACCTGCTGAAGGCAGGGTACGCCTTAACGGTCAACAACCGCAGCCCTGAAGCTGAGCAGACGCTCGCTGCTGAGGGCGCGGCGGTTGCCCGCACTGCCCGTGAGGTGGCCCAGAGCAGTGACATCGTGATCACCATGCTTCCGGACAGTCCACAGGTCGAAGAGGTTGTGCTGGGTGAAGACGGCGTGGCCCAGGGCCTGCGGGCGGGCGGGCTCTTCATTGACATGAGCAGCATCTCGCCCAGCACTGCGCGCCAGGTCGCCGCTGCGCTGAGCTCCAAGGGAGCCGACTCGCTCGACGCTCCAGTCTCTGGTGGTCAAGTTGGTGCACAGGGCGCCACGCTCAGTATCATGGTGGGCGGCAGTGAGCAGGGATTTCAGCGTGCCCGGCCAGTCTTTGAAGCTGTGGGCAAGAACATCGTCCATATCGGTGGCCCCGGCGCTGGTCAGGTCACCAAAATCTGCAACCAGATCGTCGTGGCCCTGACCATCCAAGCGGTGGCCGAAGCCTTGACGCTCGCGCGCAAGAGCGGGGTGGACGGCGCGCGGGTGCGCGAGGCATTGCTGGGGGGCTTCGCTCAGAGCCGCATCCTTGACCTGCATGGGCAGCGCATTCTCGACGGGAACTTCACACCGGGCTTCCGCATCAACCTTCACCGCAAGGACTTGCGGCTGGCGCTGGAAGCTGGCCGCGAGCAGGCCGTCCCGCTGTTCGCCACGGCCAACGCCGCAGAACTGATGAACACCATGATCGCGCAGGGCATGGGAGACCTCGACCATTCGGGCCTCGCGGCACTCTACGCGCAGCTCGCCGGACTGGACTGA
- the aceB gene encoding malate synthase A, with the protein MTTTISLPPGLTITAPLPETAAEVLTPGALSFVAELHRRFDARRRALLSARENRQTQLDAGELPDFLPETAPIRSGDWKISPLPADLQDRRVEITGPVDRKMVINALNSGARVFMADFEDASSPVWNNMVDGQLNLRDAVRGTISLEQGGKSYRLNEHPAVLFVRPRGLHLPEKHVTVDSEAMSGALFDFGLYAFHNLHERLSQGTGTYFYLPKLESHLEARWWNEVFSFTEDTLGVPRGTVRATVLIETILAAFEMDEILYELREHSAGLNSGRWDYIFSYIKKFRQRSDKIVPDRAQVTMAVPMMANYSKLAIQTCHRRGAPAIGGMSAFIPVKNDPAANDRAFEQVRADKEREATNGHDGTWVAHPGMVGLATEVFDRLMPAPNQINSGKQDGLQVTADDLLTPPQGTVTEGGVRTNISVGIQYLAAWLQGRGAVPIHNLMEDAATAEISRAQLWQWLHHSVQLDDGRTLTPSLLDALFAEELGQLGADFSAAGQLFKDVATRSPLADFLTLPAYRQLA; encoded by the coding sequence GTGACCACGACCATCTCCCTTCCCCCAGGCCTGACCATCACCGCTCCGCTTCCGGAGACTGCCGCCGAGGTACTCACGCCCGGGGCCTTGTCTTTCGTGGCAGAGCTGCACCGCCGCTTCGACGCCCGCCGCCGGGCACTGCTCTCGGCCCGCGAGAACCGGCAAACCCAGCTGGACGCAGGCGAATTGCCCGACTTCTTGCCGGAGACCGCGCCGATCCGCTCCGGCGACTGGAAGATCAGTCCCCTCCCAGCTGACCTGCAAGACCGCCGGGTAGAAATCACCGGCCCGGTGGACCGCAAGATGGTCATCAACGCTCTAAACAGTGGTGCCCGCGTGTTTATGGCCGACTTCGAGGACGCCAGCAGTCCTGTGTGGAACAACATGGTGGACGGGCAGCTCAACTTGCGTGACGCCGTGCGCGGCACCATCTCGCTGGAACAGGGCGGCAAGAGCTACCGGCTAAACGAGCACCCAGCCGTGCTGTTCGTGCGTCCGCGCGGACTGCACCTTCCGGAAAAGCACGTCACGGTAGACAGTGAAGCCATGAGCGGCGCCCTGTTCGACTTTGGTCTGTACGCTTTTCACAATCTGCACGAGCGCTTGAGCCAGGGCACTGGGACGTATTTTTATCTGCCCAAGTTGGAGTCGCACCTTGAAGCGCGCTGGTGGAACGAAGTGTTTTCCTTCACGGAAGACACGCTCGGCGTGCCGCGCGGCACAGTGCGCGCCACCGTGCTGATCGAGACGATTCTCGCCGCTTTTGAAATGGATGAAATATTGTATGAGTTGCGCGAGCACTCAGCTGGGCTGAACTCTGGGCGTTGGGACTATATCTTCTCGTACATCAAGAAGTTTCGCCAGCGCAGTGACAAGATCGTGCCTGACCGCGCGCAAGTCACCATGGCCGTTCCCATGATGGCCAACTACTCCAAGCTGGCCATCCAAACCTGCCACCGGCGGGGGGCCCCGGCGATTGGGGGCATGAGTGCGTTCATTCCGGTCAAGAATGACCCAGCCGCCAATGACCGCGCCTTCGAGCAGGTTCGGGCCGACAAGGAACGTGAGGCGACCAATGGACATGACGGGACTTGGGTCGCGCACCCCGGCATGGTAGGGCTAGCCACCGAGGTGTTTGACCGCCTGATGCCTGCGCCGAACCAGATCAACTCCGGCAAGCAGGACGGCCTTCAGGTGACGGCAGACGACCTGCTGACGCCGCCTCAGGGCACGGTCACGGAGGGGGGCGTGCGGACGAACATCAGCGTAGGCATCCAGTACCTCGCGGCGTGGCTGCAGGGCCGCGGCGCGGTGCCCATTCATAATCTGATGGAAGACGCCGCCACCGCCGAGATTTCCCGCGCGCAACTGTGGCAGTGGCTCCACCACAGCGTCCAGCTGGACGATGGGCGAACCCTCACGCCCTCACTACTCGACGCCCTCTTTGCCGAGGAACTCGGGCAGCTCGGCGCAGACTTCAGTGCCGCGGGGCAGCTCTTCAAGGACGTGGCGACCCGCTCGCCGCTGGCCGATTTCTTGACCCTGCCCGCTTACCGGCAGCTCGCGTGA